A stretch of the Pirellulales bacterium genome encodes the following:
- a CDS encoding serine/threonine-protein kinase, whose protein sequence is MTSDTKSVFQHAALTSGLLTQEELAEAVASLPKEKVGVPHDEQLANKLVELGRLNRWQAEQLRLGQKKFNLGDYHIIDSIGQGGMGQVFKAEHAMMGRIVAVKVLPRAKSTPEAVASFFREMRAQAQLDHQNLVRAYHAGHDGNVYFLVTEYVPGTDLRRLIRRRSKLSMCTASVVVTQAARGLSHAHSRGLIHRDVKPGNLLVTPDGITKVSDLGLADYFSDEVPADAKGGKIVGTADYLSPEQITMPDRLTAASDVYSLGCTLYYAVTGKVPFPGGTTRDKARAHCQLPPIDPRRFNPELADDFVEVIADMMAKRVEERIQTAEEVAARLEQWGTDIEGAALEIRSSDPLPPPVTAPPRTRPIPIQMRDTETNFLMQPISESGSVESPSQTSVGTAPAVALDQETIRMLSPETSLLRPRSDLSSLPPWLRWMMIVAVVGAVMAIAAVVLSNLLA, encoded by the coding sequence GTGACCAGCGACACCAAAAGCGTATTTCAACATGCAGCCTTGACCAGTGGCCTCCTCACGCAGGAGGAATTGGCCGAGGCCGTTGCCTCGTTGCCAAAAGAGAAGGTCGGCGTACCCCACGACGAGCAACTTGCGAACAAGCTGGTCGAACTGGGCCGCTTGAATCGCTGGCAGGCCGAACAACTGCGCCTGGGCCAGAAGAAATTCAACCTCGGCGACTACCACATTATCGACTCGATCGGCCAAGGGGGGATGGGCCAGGTCTTTAAGGCCGAGCATGCCATGATGGGACGTATCGTCGCCGTCAAGGTTTTGCCCCGCGCCAAAAGCACGCCCGAGGCCGTCGCGAGCTTCTTTCGCGAGATGCGCGCGCAAGCGCAATTGGATCATCAGAATCTCGTCCGTGCCTACCATGCAGGGCACGATGGCAACGTTTATTTCCTAGTCACGGAATACGTCCCGGGTACTGACCTGCGACGACTGATTCGCCGGCGCAGCAAGCTCAGCATGTGTACCGCGTCGGTCGTCGTGACCCAGGCGGCACGCGGCTTGTCGCACGCGCACAGCCGTGGGCTGATTCATCGCGACGTGAAGCCGGGAAACTTGCTGGTCACGCCCGACGGCATCACGAAGGTTTCGGACCTGGGGTTGGCCGATTACTTCAGCGACGAAGTGCCAGCGGACGCCAAAGGAGGCAAGATCGTCGGCACGGCCGACTATCTGTCACCGGAACAAATCACGATGCCTGACCGGCTGACGGCGGCCAGCGACGTTTACTCGCTCGGGTGTACGTTGTACTACGCCGTGACGGGTAAGGTCCCGTTCCCGGGCGGCACCACGCGCGACAAGGCACGGGCCCATTGCCAGTTGCCCCCCATTGATCCGCGCCGCTTCAATCCCGAGTTGGCCGACGACTTTGTCGAGGTCATCGCCGACATGATGGCCAAACGGGTTGAAGAGCGCATTCAGACCGCCGAGGAAGTGGCCGCGCGGCTGGAGCAATGGGGGACCGATATCGAAGGTGCCGCACTCGAGATTCGCTCGTCGGATCCGCTTCCGCCGCCGGTCACAGCGCCGCCGCGGACGCGACCGATTCCGATCCAGATGCGCGACACCGAGACAAATTTCCTGATGCAGCCGATCTCGGAGTCTGGCTCGGTCGAAAGTCCCAGCCAGACCTCGGTCGGCACGGCGCCGGCCGTGGCGCTGGATCAGGAAACGATCCGCATGCTCAGCCCCGAGACGTCCCTGCTGCGTCCGCGCAGCGACCTCAGCTCACTGCCGCCCTGGCTGCGCTGGATGATGATCGTGGCCGTGGTCGGCGCCGTGATGGCGATTGCCGCTGTGGTTCTCAGCAATCTGCTGGCATAA
- a CDS encoding RluA family pseudouridine synthase, translating into MPNQTLEILYEDNHLLALNKPAGLPTMGVAADRESLLTRAKDYIKHTYQKPGNVYLGAMSRLDAPVSGVLLFARTSKAAARLTEQFRTRAVEKLYWALVEGTVDPPADRLVDFVRADERHRRMHRTRADQPGAQEARLTYRRLTEVAAGTLLEVQLETGRKHQIRLQLSGRGWPIVGDRKYGSGQPFATGIALHSRRLVFSHPTRDERIELMAPLPPPWLKSGVQDRR; encoded by the coding sequence ATGCCCAACCAGACGCTTGAAATTCTCTACGAGGACAACCACCTGCTGGCGCTCAACAAGCCTGCCGGCTTGCCGACGATGGGCGTGGCGGCCGATCGCGAAAGTCTGCTCACACGCGCCAAAGACTACATCAAGCACACCTATCAAAAGCCCGGCAATGTCTATCTGGGAGCGATGAGCCGGCTCGACGCTCCCGTGTCGGGCGTACTGCTGTTCGCCCGAACATCGAAGGCGGCCGCACGTCTGACCGAGCAGTTTCGTACCCGGGCCGTCGAAAAGCTGTATTGGGCGCTTGTCGAAGGAACCGTCGACCCGCCGGCGGATCGGCTGGTGGACTTCGTCCGCGCCGACGAGCGGCATCGACGCATGCATCGCACGCGTGCGGACCAACCTGGCGCTCAAGAGGCGCGTCTGACGTACCGCCGCCTAACCGAAGTTGCCGCAGGCACACTGCTGGAAGTTCAGCTCGAAACGGGGCGCAAGCATCAGATTCGCTTGCAGCTTTCCGGGCGGGGATGGCCCATCGTGGGCGATCGAAAATATGGCAGCGGACAACCGTTTGCCACGGGAATCGCATTGCATAGCCGCCGCCTCGTTTTTTCGCATCCCACGCGGGACGAGCGCATCGAGCTTATGGCGCCGCTTCCTCCGCCGTGGCTGAAAAGCGGTGTTCAGGATCGGCGCTGA
- a CDS encoding DUF1361 domain-containing protein, producing MPLAYNFVSLSGMGWNLFLASIPLVLAGLLFRGERRPGIVWWFAFVVFLLFLPNAAYVLTDVVQLVRRVRQQPYVPVWTIALVLVPQYVAFMLAGFQAHVLSIMRLRSYLRRLGLAYWIMPAEIGLNLAVAMGIYLGRFRRFNSWDILREPMRLGVQTAEDFSTVTPWYIVAIAFGVLVFLYYIVKFLNRAIVTAAVLPSSERDGNPLRRLFGRLSTTFH from the coding sequence ATGCCACTAGCTTACAATTTTGTCTCGCTCTCCGGCATGGGGTGGAACCTGTTCCTGGCGTCCATTCCTTTGGTGCTGGCCGGTCTGCTGTTTCGTGGCGAACGTCGCCCGGGCATCGTGTGGTGGTTCGCATTCGTGGTTTTCCTTCTCTTCCTGCCCAATGCCGCCTATGTGCTGACCGATGTCGTGCAACTGGTGCGTCGCGTTCGGCAGCAGCCGTACGTGCCGGTGTGGACGATTGCCCTGGTGTTGGTCCCGCAGTACGTGGCCTTCATGCTGGCCGGATTCCAGGCGCATGTCCTTTCGATCATGCGCCTGCGAAGTTATCTACGCCGACTCGGCCTGGCGTACTGGATTATGCCTGCCGAGATTGGCTTGAACCTGGCGGTGGCGATGGGCATCTACCTGGGACGATTTCGGCGGTTCAACAGTTGGGATATTCTGCGCGAACCGATGCGCCTCGGCGTGCAGACGGCCGAGGACTTTTCGACTGTCACGCCTTGGTACATTGTCGCGATCGCCTTTGGTGTGCTGGTTTTCTTGTACTACATCGTGAAGTTCCTGAATCGCGCCATCGTTACGGCCGCCGTACTGCCGAGTTCCGAGCGCGACGGAAATCCGCTGCGCCGACTCTTTGGCCGATTGTCCACGACGTTTCATTAA
- a CDS encoding Maf family protein gives MNAQYPSDSSGPQVFPAKLILASSSPRRRQLMTEAGYQFEIVTPSEYAECGVCSGETPPELVARLAYQKAADVATRVGPSVIIACDTICECQGQVLGKPRDEDHARRMLEMLSNRRHRVYSGLCVWNVPSGDPVVQVDETTLRMDPLSTAHIDSIVASGLWEGKAGAFGYQDGLDWVHVERGSESNVVGLPMELLAQMLSAVSN, from the coding sequence ATGAATGCTCAATATCCGAGTGACTCGTCAGGACCGCAGGTGTTTCCGGCGAAATTAATTCTGGCCAGCAGTTCGCCGCGCCGCCGGCAATTGATGACCGAGGCCGGCTATCAGTTCGAAATCGTGACACCCAGCGAGTATGCCGAATGCGGCGTCTGCAGCGGCGAAACACCCCCTGAGCTAGTCGCGCGCCTGGCCTATCAAAAGGCGGCCGACGTCGCGACTCGCGTCGGCCCGTCCGTGATTATTGCCTGTGACACGATTTGCGAATGCCAGGGTCAGGTCCTTGGCAAGCCGCGCGACGAGGACCACGCCCGCCGCATGCTGGAGATGCTGTCCAATCGGCGGCATCGCGTTTATAGCGGACTGTGCGTGTGGAACGTCCCCTCGGGAGATCCCGTGGTGCAAGTCGACGAAACGACGCTCCGTATGGATCCGCTTTCGACGGCGCACATCGACTCGATCGTCGCCAGCGGGCTGTGGGAAGGGAAAGCCGGCGCTTTCGGCTATCAAGATGGCCTCGATTGGGTCCACGTCGAGCGCGGCAGCGAATCGAACGTCGTCGGACTGCCGATGGAATTGCTGGCCCAAATGCTGAGCGCTGTAAGCAATTGA